The Calonectris borealis chromosome 28, bCalBor7.hap1.2, whole genome shotgun sequence genome segment GGTCGGGgtgtcccagccctgccacctcCCCGCGCCCACACCTGGCTAAGGGGCGAGCGAGCAGGGCCGGGGCAGGCTGCTTTATTGGGGGGCAGCGATAGCAGCCCCGAGAGAAGCGTGTGGGGCTGTGCCAAGGACGGTGAAGCCGCGTGCCAGCGCCGGGCAGTGTCACCCGTGTGCCCGGGTCTGGGAACAGGGCCGTGCTGTGACCCGACGGCCGGGCACGGCCGCGGGGTCCCGGTGGTGGCGGGGGCGTCCCCTGGCCCTAGAAAAAACTCTTCTTGTGGGAGTCGGCGAAGGAGACGGAGCTGCGCGGGGCAGCGGCGAGCAGCCCCAGCGGGATCTCCATGCCGGGCAGGGCGCCGGCGCCTTCGCCCTCCAGCTTCCCCTCTGCCAGCACCCCGTCCTCCTCCAGCCACTCCACCTCCGGCACGGTCCCCTTGGCCATCACCGCCTTCTCCTCCTCCGGCTTGGGCCCGAACGCCCAGTCTGCGGGGGCAGAGATGGAGCCGTCAGCGGCACATCCCCACCACGGCAAAGGCTCtgggtttgggggaccccccccttgccccctgcccagccccataAGGAGCCCCAAAGCTCAGCCCCGCTCTGGGCAGCACTCACCGGCGAAGTCGTGCACCAGGTCCTTGATGAGGTGCCCCACGATGGCGTATGCCACCAGAAGCACCAGGGTGGCCGCCATCATCAGGTAAAGGACGTAGCGGGGCAGGCGGATGCTGTCCAGGGCAGGGGGCTTGTAGTCCACGTACAGCACCCCGTCCTCCTCAGGGGGAGACTGCAGCAAGTGCCGCGGCCCCCAtgccccccgggtgccccccgccAAGGCCATTGCCagctccccccgcgccccagcCCCGAGCCACCGAAGACTCTGCCACGTGGGGGGCCGCAGAGGAGAAGTGGCATCAGGGTCTGCGAGGCCCCTCGGTGCCTGCGGCtcatggggacagcggggtccCCATGCCCGGTGGCAGTGCCGCTCGCCCTCCGTGCGATGGGGAGCCTCTCGCCCGCTGCCGCCGAAGGACGCAGCATCCGTGGAGAGGAGTTTAGCGCCTGCTAATCCGGGCACAGCCCTGGCGGGCTCAGCCTGGGGGACGACCAGCGGGCTCCGACATGGCTCAGGGTCCCCAGAATCTGCCCCTCTGGCAGCACCGCAGGCACCTCTGTCCCCCCGGGAGTGGGGAATCGTCTGCAGCTGGAGAACCCCCAaaagcagggatggggagggacgCCCCGAggcctccccccgcctcccccgagCTTGGTTAAATCCCTCCCCGGATCCCCGAGCAGATGGTGTGAAATCCCGCCAGCAGTGCCCTGCCCCGGAGGACACGGTGCCCTCCGAGCCGGGAGGTGATGGGCAGAGGGGACGGGTGCCgcagccccgtgccggggggggggctcccgTGGAGCCCCCTTTGCTGCGCAGAGCCCAGCCGCAGCACAGCAGCCCACGGCGAGGGGCTGTCACCTTCCCGGAGCTTCGCGTTGGCCACCACATGTGGCACCCCGGTGCCCAGCGTCGCTCCTCCAGTGAGGAGCAGCCCGCAGAGGGGCACAGCGTCCGGGCATCACCCGAAAGCAATGCCCTCTGCACCAGGAGGGTGCAGGGTTTGGCCCGGACCAGCAGCAGccttgaaaaaaaacctgaacccTCCCCAGGGTGGGTTGGCCAGGGAGGGATGAAGGTGCCCGCGGGGCTCGGCGCCAAGTCAGGGCTCAACGCCCAGGCCCTCCTCCACCCCGGCACGCATCCCGGCTCTGCTGCACCCAGGTCGCCCCTGGCCAGATCCTGGCCGCAAAAATGCCAGTTTCATTCCAATTTGGGCTTAAAAGGCGTTTGGGGGAGTGGAGGCAAACGCTGGCACAGAGAGATTTGGAAACAACTCTGCGTGGTCCGAGTGAGTCACCTGTGGAAACGCCGGAGAACGGAGCAAGGGTTGGAGCAGCCGGCGTGGTAAGTGGGGACAAACACGCTGGCAGCGTGCCGAGGCCCGCGCGCCGATAAGGTCCCGGTGCGGAGCTGGTAGCCACCTTACACCGATAACGTGGCAAGGGAAATGGCACGTCCCACTGCCCTGCCCCATCACCCACGGGGGACGGAGATGAGCGCAGAGACACCCCAAAGGTTGGCGGTGCCGGCTGGGTCCTGCCCCAGGGGCTACAGAGGATGAGGGAAGGGGGGCAAGAAACCCCCTAACAGCTGCTGGCTCCGAAACGGTGTGAAATCATCAGGTCTTTGTCTCCAAAGCCAAGGAATTTGGTGGCCCTCATCCTCCACATCACATGCAAGCGACCCCATCCACAGCACTTGGGCACACAGGTCCGACTTCCCGTAAGCGTGTACAGGCAACCAAAATTGGTCACGTCTCCAGTAAAACCCGCTTCCATGGGGTCCTGAACTGGGCCAGACCGGGCCGCGGCTGGGGCTCCCCGCTCCAGCTATGTCCCCAAgcaccagagccccgggacgaCGAGCCAGCCGCAGCAGCGGCTTTAGGGACTAAGAGGATTGCGCCTGGGAGCGACTCACAGCGCGACTTCGGTCAAGGGGAGAAGGCCCGTCAGCAGGGTGCCAGTCCCCGCGGCACAGCGGGACCCCACCGGCCCCTCCGCTGGGCAGCACCGTGGGGGCTCCTGGGGCACCCCGTGGGCAACGTCTGCCCTCCTCCCCGGGCCTGCCAGGGTTGCGGGGAGGGCGATTTTACCCCATGCCATCAGGGACCGCACGCCATGCTCTCTCCTCCCATTACGGcaggacttgatgatcttaaaggtcttttccaacctaaatgatcctgttctgtgattcttttatggcagccctggggctccccgCTGGGGCCCGACCCTGTGGCGCTGGCTGCACCCCGCATCCGGGCAAGGGCTAAATCACAGCTCGACTCACGCGGGAGCTCCCCCAGCCAGTGCTTTATTCCCTGCCAGTCCCCCCATGCCCACACTGGGCTGCCcggggggtttgggtgctgggtgatggcaGCAGACACCAGCCTCAGCCCTCCCAGGTCTGGTTAAACGCGGGAGGAAGTCCGGGCAGGCTCTGCCTCACCCTGTAAGCCCTAATGGCAGCGCCGTtccctgcagaaagaaaaagcgcAGCCAAATCTTCCAAACTTTGGAAGAACAACCCCCATCCCAGGGCAAAGGCTGCCGCAAGCCCAGCCCTGGCCTGCCCCAACAGGAGAGGCCAAACCCACAGCAGCTCCTCCACCGCAGAGGCGAGGAGGGACCCGGCTCGGCACCAGCACCAAGGGCAGTTTCGAGGCATCGCAGCACTACAACCGATGAGAGCGAGCGCccacagccagccctggctccccagCATGAGCTCAGGCAGGGAAAGCGGAGCTGTTTCACACCGAGCCGCCACGGCAGCACAAGCCCAGCGCAGCCCCAGGCCCCGCGCAGCCGCGACAGGCTCCGACGTGCAGAGCAGAGCCCACCCGGTCCAAGCCCCGAGCCAGGCTGCGGGCAGGCGGTGCTGATCCTGGCAGGGAAAAAGGGGCAGATCCAGGAAAcgaggggtggcggggggagggggggcaagTAGCAGCTCAGCCTGGATTTGGAGGGAGAAGGCGGCTGTAATTGTGCCAGAGAGCAAATCCagttcctcctccacctccgcCGCAGCAAGGCGCGGATCCGTGTCGACAGAGGCGGCCATGAAAGCGCAGCCGGGGGCGGGGTGGGAGGCAGcgtgcccagcccctgcccccccagccggGGCTCAGGCAGAGGCCTGCAGCTTACAGAGCCCGTCGGCGTACTGGAACTGGGCGCCGTTCTCGTACTCGTACATGTCCAGCGCCACCTCACAGCTCTCCCGCACCACCCGCTCCTCGTCGCGGGCAAAGGCGCGCAGGGTCTCCAGGCAGGAGGGGCGGGCGATGGAGCCCAGGGCCTCGGCGCACTCGTGGCGCACCATGGGGCTCTCGGTGCGGCTGCGCAGCGCGGCCGTCAGCTGCGGGACACAGGCCTCATCCTGCATCTGGCCCAGCACGTAGCCGATCTCGTGGCGGAAGAGGGCGCTGCCGGAGCGCAGTCCTGTGGGGAGGAGGCGAGAGTGAGCCGCCACTGCCCCCAAAGTGCACTGGGATGCTTGGCTGGAGCCCCCCACCCAGAAGCCGGGGGAAGCCGTAGGGCAGGCTGGCCTGGGGGTTAGAGCTGGCCGTCGCCACCCCAGACCCGTGGGGGCTTTTGGGGAAGGGGACAAAACACCTACGGGAAGGGCTGTCCcaccctgctccctggccctgcacagccggggcagccctggcaccgCACGCCCGCAGCCATGCCCTGGCAGCGTAGGGACGCTCCTCGTGACGGTGGCACCCGCCCTCCCGGCAGAGCTGCCGGCACCCTCGCCCGCCGCAGGGAGCCTGCGCTGCCCACGGGCCCTGCCCCACCGGCGCGATGTGCCCAGGGCGGACCGGCCGCACAGCCTCAAGCCCTCCTGTGCTGCGGGACTGAACAGCCGTAGCAGGAGCTCACAGATCCCCACGTGCCTCTCCTCACAGTGCAGACGTGTCCTCGGCTCCTCTCAGATGGCTGGAGAGCCTCGTCCatgtcccttgggctgcgggcgTGGCTCCAAACGGTTCCTGGGCTGTGGTCTGCCCCTTCTCCACTCAGGAGACATTCACCCCCCTCTCCAGAGCTATTCCCAAAGGAAGAGGCTATTCCCAGCCCAGGAAGAGGCTGGCAGCCTCTGACTTTCCAGGATGGGAGGGCAGGACCCCGACACCCTGGGGCCAGGTCCCACCAGGTCGGACTGGTTGGTCCCAAGTCAACGTTACAGACTGCGCCCTCTCCCACCCGGACCCACGGGGGGAGAAAGGGGGCCTGGAGGATGGTGAGGGGACTGTGAAACACTGGAGAGCACTGAGCGCTTCGCGATGTGGCTCTTGCAAGCAAGCAAGGGGACAGCAGCTCTAGAAACAAACGCGTGAAGAGCTAGAAGGAGCGCCGCTGCTCTGGCAGCCCTGGATTTGGGAAGGGCTAATCCCAGATTAACCTGTGCGGACTTACAGCGAGGAGACTGCAGGCAGCCTCGCGCTGGCCCTTACCGTCTGCCAGCGCCAGCACGGCAGCCTGGCCCCCCAGGTTTCGCAGGGCAAACATGGCCCTGTAGCGGTCGAACAGCGTCCGTGACTCATCCAGGAGGGTTTCGCGAAGTTTGGCGACGTCCGTCTCCTCGGCAGGCGGAGCAGGATCCACCGAGAGGTAGGGGCTGGCGCCCGGCTCCTGcttgttctcctgcagccactccagcctcctcactgccagctgACATGTCTCTGCCACCTGCGGGGACGAGGACACAATCCTGGCTGCGGGATGGCACCGTACGGCGCTGGGAGGGTGCCCAGGGCTTCCCGACAGCGGCTGGGCGCCAGCACACAGCAGGATGCTGCTCACGGCGTCCCTGTCCATGGCCAGGGGCTGCCCAGGAGAGACCTGACTCACCCCCCTGGACCAGCAGCACTGCAGCCCAGGGGAAACGACCCCCCCGAGAGCCTCACCTCAACCACGGGATCCTCTGAATAGCGTTTCAGGATACCCAGCACAGCGGGATTCCCGATAGCACCCAGGGCTTCACCTGAAGGAAGGAGTGTCAGGTCGTTATCAAGGTGTCTTCATGAGGAGGACCCTGCTGTGTCCTCCAGCAAAGCCTCTCCCCGCTCTGAAGCGGGGGACGCAGGCCTGACCGACTGCCCCTGAATGAGACAGCCAGGCAAACGAACACGCAGGCCTGGCCAGCAGGAAGGGGAAGGCTCGGCCAACCAGTCCAGCCAGGGCTGGCCAGGGGATGTGGTGAGGCGGTTACACGCCTCAGGGTTTTCCAAGCCATGACACCCAAGCTGGATCAGGCCATCACAAGCTGTTCGGCACGGGGAGAAGCACCCGCAAGTCCCCCACACCCACATCCGCAGGAGCTGCCATCGTACCCGCCTCGTGCCTGACCATGGGCTCCTGGCCGGTGTCCTCCAGCACCCGGATGAGCACAGGGATGGCCGCTTCGtcctgcatctgccccaggcagTAGGCCAGCTCGTGCTTCAGCAGCGCGGAGCCATCCCCGAAGGCCCGGCTGATCCAGTCCACGGCCGCGCGCCCGCCCAGGTTGCGCAGGGTGAAGAGGGCCCGGAACCGGGCCGGCAGGGCCTGGGCCGCGTCCACCAGCGTCCGGCCGAtggcctccacctcctcctctgtcacCATGGcgccgggggaggcggggagggcaGGATCCGGTCGCACGCAGGCCTCTGGCAGGGCTCGCTCCGGTCACACTCCTGCGCACGGGGAAGGGGGTCAGGGGGCCCTGGgcgcagcccccggggccagGGGCGCCCTCAACCGCCAGCCGGTCCCTCACCCTGGGGCGGGGAGGGCACAGAGGgtcgcggcccggcccggcagctGCCGCGGGGGCGAAGGGGATGCCCCGGCGCAGCAGGCGAGCCCCGGCCCCGTGCCGGTGGACCGGGCAGAACCGGACCCCGGGGCCGGGCCTGATCCCACGGGAAGTGCCCGGCCCCGGCTTGACCGGATCCCCAGGACCGACACGGACCCCCCGCCGCGACCGCGCCAGCCCGGCCCCGTTCTGCCGGAGCCCGCACTCACCGCACGCCGCCATGCTGCCCCCTCACGTGACCGCGCCGGCGGCTCCCACTACCGCACTTCCGGGTAGGGGAGGGCGGGGCCGCCCCGAGCCCGCCCACGCGTGGGGCGCTGCCTTTCCCCCCCTGCTCCCGCCGAGTGGGAGCGGCCGGGGGAACGGGGTCActggcggcgcatgcgcggtggcggcGGAGCGCAGGCCCAGGGcgctgccccgtgccccccccgccccagtgcggccccctcgccccggggccgccccagcCGTGAGCGGGGCGGGAGGCCGGGGGTGCTGGAGGCGCCGCTCAGCCGTGGGCGGGAGCCCCCTCCGCGGGGGGCTTTGCTGCCCGAGGGCCGGGATCGCGGTCCCCGCTGGAGGTTGCCCCAAGCGCCGGGTGCCTTCGCGGGCACCAGCCCGACTCCTCTCCTGCACCGACGGTGCGGGCGCCGCGTCCAGCCCCGCCGGGGCTCTGCCAGCCGCCTCCAGCGCTCCAGCTGGGacaccccggccccgccgagccccgtgGGCAGCGCATCCCGGCCCCGTGGGAAGGGCGGCACGGCGGGACGTGTCTGTGCTCTCCCGCCCGCCCACCGCCTTCCAGCAAAGTGCTGATGGAGGTGCCTTTGCGCTGCGGCAGCCGGCCCTGCCCTGGCACGGCAGGGGCGGGGAGCCACCGGGCTGCAGCCTGCGGCGGGAGGGCAGCGGAGGAATAAACCACAGCCGCTCCCTTTCTCAGACGTAcggggggcagagctgcccgttTCTGCTCCGGGCTGGGAGCAGAGATGAGAGGCGCCGGCAGAAAGAGCTGGCCGGCGGGACGGGGAGGGCCCTTGGGGGGCCAAGCCACGGACCCTGACGGCAAAGCCCTCTGGAGAGGAGGGGCGCCAGGCTGCGGCGGCTCAGCCGGCTCCCCCCGAGGGCAGCACGCGGTGCTGAGCCGCAGCAAAGCGGGAGTTTGCGGATGCGATTTCATTCCGGGCTGGTGCCAGCCCCCGGCAAGTCActgctctgcctcttccttcccttcccctcccaagtGTGTTTACGCAGCAAGTTTCGTACCTTCAAAGGGGTTTTGCCTTCTTATTTCAAGCCTCCTGCTGGTTTCGGCCTGACGGAGGGGCATCGGAACAGAGACATGCTCCCAGGAAAGGGAGACCCAGGCAGCCCTCTCCCTCGCCCAGCCCCGATCCCCGCTTTAGTCACGCAGCACACAACACACCACCAGACCGCTCAAATCCTGGAAGAGAGCAAGGGCACAAAATACATTCCACTGCCTGAAACCACTGtggcaaaaccagcacaagcgTGACGcagccgcccccctccccaccccgggagcGGCCAGTGCAGCCGGCAGCCTTCCTCACTCCGCCGGCAGCCTTCGGCAGAGGCGAGAGGGTGCAGTCCTTTGCCGAACAGCCCGGTACCACTGGACCAACGTTTGCCGGAGTCCGTGGGAAGTCCACGAGCAAGGATGCGCAGGGCTGCTTCTCCCCCCTGGCCCCGTCAGCCCTCCCCGCAGCTCTCGAAGTACTGGCACATCAGCTCGCGCACTTGCTCGGCCCGGCCATCCTCCATGGCGGCGGGCGCAGGCTGGCAGGGCTTGGGCAGCTCGGTCGGCTCGGTGCCTTCCAGCCACTCCTCATTGAAGGGGTTGTCATGGGCTTCGCAGACGTTGTGCAGGATGCAGCAGGCGAGGACGAGGGTGGGCAGCAGCTCCAGGCTGCAGTCATCGCACTTCAGGAGGATCTGCCAGCGCGCCTTCAGGCGCAGGAAGGCGTTCTCAATCACGCTGTGCGCCCGCTTCAGGCGGTAGTTGAACTGCAGCTGCCGCTGGGTGAGGTTCTCATCCTCCTGGTAGGGCTTGAGGATCCAGTCTTGCAAGGGGTAGGTGGCATCGCCCAGCAGCACGTACTTCTGCGCCTTCCCCATGAAGTGCTTGGGAGGGTTGGGGCACAGCCGGCCCTCCTTGGCCAGCACCCACAGGCTGGAGCTCTCCAGGACTGCGCTGTTCTCCATGCTGCCGGGGAAGGCGGTGGAGACGTCCCAGAACTGGCCCAGCCCGTCCACGGTGGCCTGCGTCAGGATGGAGTGCCAGCCCTGGCCGTTGCAGTAGTCGGCGCTGAGGCGCAGGGGCGGGTGGATGGGGATGTGAAGGCTGTCCAGGGCGCCGATGCAGTGCGGGAAGCCCCAGCGGGTGCGGAAGATGCGCACCAtgttctccagctccttctcGTTGGGCAGCCGGAGGTAGAGGGGCTTCAGCAGCAAGACGACGGCATAGCTGACCTCCCGGACACACGTCTGCACCGTGGAGGGCCCCACGCCGAAAAGCGGGCTGAGAGTCTGGTACTCCACGTTGGTGGCCAAGTGCCACAGGGCCACGGCCACCCTCTTCTCCAGAGGCAGGGTGGGGTGGAAGTGGGCGCTGTGCGGAGCCAGCCCGGGCCGCAGCTGGTTGCAGACATAGAAGAAGGTCTCCTTGGACATCCGAAACTTCTCCAGCCAGTCCTGGGGCCCAAACTCCTTCAGGACCACCCGCTCCCACCAGTCCGCGCTCCTGACGCTGGGCCAGGCGCGGGGGTAGAAGTAGCAGCTGGTTCTCCTCCGGCGAGCGATCAGGAGCTGCAGCATGGTGGGGAGACAAGATGGGCATGAGACGGCACTTCCCTGGCCCCCACCCAGCGCTTCGCTGGGACCCCACTCCGAGACCATCCGGCTCAAGTGACCTGCTCAAGGCAAGGAGGACGCCCAGTGCCGCGCGGCCGGCGGTCCCCACCGGCACTACCACTGGGTCAAATTTTCCTATTCCTGGGAAACCCCACTGCAAACAATAGTTGTGACCCTGGACAAGATGCCCAGGTGCCGCAGATGAGGAGCCTTCTGGAAAAGTCCCCTTTCGGGGCAGCCGCttattctgtggttttattttttaacgaGTATTAATTGCTTTCCTGCAACTGAGTGAACTGCGGGCTCGGTCATGATTTGGAAGGGGGAGCGAGCACCCACGCTCCTGGCCCCGCCACgggaaatgtttttctgttattAAATTCTAAAAGGCGTCTTTAAGCTGAAAAGAGGCTTTTTTCACTTTCCTCAGCAACTGCCCAGGGAAGCGGGTCCCCCAACAGCTTGTCCTCGCTGCCATGTGTCCCCATGCCCTTCGTATCCCCCATCCTTCGTGTCCCCCACCTTTGATGTCACCCCCCTCCTTCATGTCCCCCATCCTTTGTGCCCATGTCCTAAAAGCCCCCTGTCCTTTGCATCCCCCCCATCCTTTTTGTCCCTCTCTTCGTGTCCCACATATCCCCCACCTTCCCCGTCCTTTGTGACCTCTGTGTCCCCCTCGTGTCCTCTGTGTCCCACATTCTTCCCGTCCCTGTGTTTTGTGTCCCACATGTCCCCCATGTCTGCCACCCTTTGTGTCCCTGCGACCTGTGTCCCCCATGTGACCTCTGTgtcccccccgctgccccccatccttcccaCCCCTGTACTTTGTGTCCCGCACATCCCCCCTCTTCCCCATTTTTTGTGTCCCCACGacctgtgtcccccccgtgtccttCGTGTCTCACATCCTTCCTGTCCCTGTGTTTCGTGTCCCACATGTCCCCCACCCTTGTGTGTGTCCCCCCGCGTCCCTCGTGACCCCCATCCTCCCCGTCCCCGCGTgtcgtgtccccacgtcccctccttTACGTCCCCCCCCGCGTTCCCGTGCCGTCCCCCCCCGATCGCGCCCCATCCTCGgcgccccccgtgtccccccccgcgtccccgccCCGGTCACCGTCATGAGGCGCTTCTGCCGCTGGCTGTAGTAGTGCCGGAGCCAGGCGCGCCGCTGCGGCCCGtcccaggccccggccccggccccggccccggccccggccccggccccggccccggccatggcccgccgcccgcccgcccgccgccgcgccagcgcgcacagcagcaccagcagccgcTCCTGCATTTTCAAATCGGGAGCCGGGGCCGCCCTGGAAGTGATCGGCCGCGGGGTCACGGCGGCAccgggggcgggacgggacgggacgggacggggcggcaCCGCCGCTCCAGCCGCGGCCATCACCGCGGCAcggccgcggcccgcccggcGCGCCCCCCTCGCCCGGGTTGAGGCCGCGGGTCTCCCCCGCCCGGTGCTGCGGCGGGCTGCACCGCCAGCCGGCATGGAGCCGGGCAGCGTCCCGCCTGATCGGCGCTCGGGCTGGAAAAGGCACGCTGGGCTCCGCTTTGGGGAGGAACTTGCACCAGGAAAACGAAacgaaaaaaccccaacagcGAACAAGCAGTGCCAGTCCCCTGAGCCCCGGGAGCCGTGCCCGAGTTCCCCAAAGCCGGCTGGGTTTTCGGGATGTGCCCTGGTGGGGGATGTTCCACATCCCGAGGTCCCGTGGGACAACGGGGAATGGGGGTCCCCCTCCAGGGAGGCTGCTGCGGTGCCTCACGGCCTGACTCCAGGGTTTTTAAAAGGACAGATTCAGGTCCTCCTTAGGTTGCCAATTATTAGCTGCTTCTTGCTGTTGTTGTAATAAGGTACAAGGGAGCTTCAAAGAGATACTCAATTAATCACGGGAGACCGAGCTGCATTAATAACAGGGGAATCGCGTGCCTGCAGCTCGTTGCATCACCGCAGCACAACCAAGATGGGTCGTTGGCGCGGGGCAGGCTGTCGGTGGACGCTGGCCTTGGGTTCCGAGAGCACTGGGGCGTTACTGACAGAGGCGCTTGGTGGAGGTGGAATCCTCCGCCTCCTTTGACCCGCAACAAACACCGAGCCCCGCCAGAGCCAGCCCGGCAGAAGGGAAAGGGCCCGCGC includes the following:
- the SMIM44 gene encoding small integral membrane protein 44, whose translation is MALAGGTRGAWGPRHLLQSPPEEDGVLYVDYKPPALDSIRLPRYVLYLMMAATLVLLVAYAIVGHLIKDLVHDFADWAFGPKPEEEKAVMAKGTVPEVEWLEEDGVLAEGKLEGEGAGALPGMEIPLGLLAAAPRSSVSFADSHKKSFF
- the LOC142093682 gene encoding uncharacterized protein LOC142093682, with product MAAALPGALPPHLTAPSRCGRPRAAPGSVAGRRELPGRSRAAGVAQQAAQGWGWREAAVRRAGPGEAQGRGARLPPAPRAAAAAAGEKPHNRSHSALPGGSWHPSSADGAAPAPDLKMQERLLVLLCALARRRAGGRRAMAGAGAGAGAGAGAGAGAWDGPQRRAWLRHYYSQRQKRLMTLLIARRRRTSCYFYPRAWPSVRSADWWERVVLKEFGPQDWLEKFRMSKETFFYVCNQLRPGLAPHSAHFHPTLPLEKRVAVALWHLATNVEYQTLSPLFGVGPSTVQTCVREVSYAVVLLLKPLYLRLPNEKELENMVRIFRTRWGFPHCIGALDSLHIPIHPPLRLSADYCNGQGWHSILTQATVDGLGQFWDVSTAFPGSMENSAVLESSSLWVLAKEGRLCPNPPKHFMGKAQKYVLLGDATYPLQDWILKPYQEDENLTQRQLQFNYRLKRAHSVIENAFLRLKARWQILLKCDDCSLELLPTLVLACCILHNVCEAHDNPFNEEWLEGTEPTELPKPCQPAPAAMEDGRAEQVRELMCQYFESCGEG
- the DOHH gene encoding deoxyhypusine hydroxylase, which codes for MVTEEEVEAIGRTLVDAAQALPARFRALFTLRNLGGRAAVDWISRAFGDGSALLKHELAYCLGQMQDEAAIPVLIRVLEDTGQEPMVRHEAGEALGAIGNPAVLGILKRYSEDPVVEVAETCQLAVRRLEWLQENKQEPGASPYLSVDPAPPAEETDVAKLRETLLDESRTLFDRYRAMFALRNLGGQAAVLALADGLRSGSALFRHEIGYVLGQMQDEACVPQLTAALRSRTESPMVRHECAEALGSIARPSCLETLRAFARDEERVVRESCEVALDMYEYENGAQFQYADGLCKLQASA